Proteins from one Cryptomeria japonica unplaced genomic scaffold, Sugi_1.0 HiC_scaffold_19, whole genome shotgun sequence genomic window:
- the LOC131860854 gene encoding LRR receptor-like serine/threonine-protein kinase GSO2 isoform X1, translating to MASRLFNKFLESLRTTQSSIHVKMKMKMALSLVCPLLLLFLSALPCYISLLHSPSYYSDQQALLSFKHSLSLHPNNSLSDWSPHHYLCNWTGVACSSRHQRVVSLNLTGMSLAGPISPFLGNLSFLRVLALRNNSFHGQIPSQLGNLFRLRVLRLSKNKLEGSIPSTLANCYSLQRLILSYNLLSGIIPSQLGLLSHLQILVLGVNKLTGIIPPSLGNLSSLVDLKLGENKLHGDIPIALSNCTLLQNLSLDSNTLTGVIPNKLGMLTQLRELYLSHNNLTGVIPIALSKCTLLQIVSLASNKLTGHIPNELGMLNQLRVLYLNDNNLTGVIPDSISNCTLIRVLQLNHNQLTGRIPSELGKLFQLEKLLLWGNHLVSGSRGLSFLTALSNCSSLKYLQLSENYLTGTLPSSISHLSSRLFSWTLDSNKIEGNIPNGIGNLTNLVILDLSNNHFSGSIPLALSHHPNLQKLFLDKNNLNGRIPESFGHAKRLGLLSLSENMISGEIPKSLGDLPQLRDLVLHHNQLSGRLPASLGRCITLEKVDLAHNKLEGNIPLEWAALENLQFYFDISNNLLQGSISVMSKMVMVQAIDVSVNNFSGNIPDVLSSCTNLLYLNLSCNSFDGLIPTSLTSLKNLQVIDLSSNNLSGTIPMAFQEMKMLQYINLSSNNLIGEVPKRGVFARIDKSAVSGNVGLCGDWIKLQPCFDSKHKQFLFSKKVIILVVISIAIFIMSSAVFLFFYRRNTNQNIPNLNFGPERISYEELVDATSGFSQTNLLGVGSFGSVYRGILKNGTNTAVKVLNLQDENAIRSFETECNVLKRVRHRNVIKIISACSNLDFRALVLPFMSNGSLERWLYPQGGHECRLNLADRLRIAKEIAQGMEYLHHYCFVQVIHCDLKPSNVLLGNDMTPHIADFGITKLLFENSMNSLTSTTALKGSIGYFAPEYGLGGSVSTKGDVYSYGILLLELLTRRRPTDTMFVEGINLPKWASIDFPNKIEEVVDNQLLRDVNESNKAMVLTCLSQFMQVGLVCTRELPQQRPNMMEIVERLEKITSAFLGTPRDFHLPINILPLLESTNEPRNCNSRSPKNWSTSTS from the exons ATGGCTTCGCGGCTATTTAATAAGTTTCTGGAGAGCCTGCGAACAACACAGAGTTCAATACACgtgaaaatgaagatgaagatggcttTAAGTTTAGTATGTCCCCTCCTCCTTTTGTTTCTCTCTGCACTGCCTTGTTATATTTCTTTGCTGCATTCGCCTTCTTACTACTCTGATCAACAAGCTCTTCTCTCTTTTAAACATTCACTTTCTCTCCACCCCAACAATTCTTTGTCCGATTGGTCTCCCCATCATTACCTCTGCAACTGGACTGGTGTGGCCTGCTCTTCTCGTCATCAGCGTGTGGTTTCCTTGAATCTCACAGGTATGTCTTTAGCAGGCCCCATCTCTCCTTTCCTTggcaatctctcttttcttagagtaCTTGCTCTCCGGAATAATAGCTTTCACGGCCAAATTCCTTCTCAACTGGGGAATCTTTTTCGCCTTAGAGTACTTAGATTGTCCAAAAATAAATTGGAAGGCTCCATTCCCTCCACTCTGGCTAACTGTTATTCTTTGCAACGTCTCATTCTATCCTATAACCTTTTGAGTGGAATTATACCTTCCCAGCTTGGCCTTCTCTCACATTTACAGATCCTTGTTCTAGGGGTAAACAAACTAACAGGCATAATCCCGCCTTCTCTAGGAAACCTGTCATCTTTAGTTGACTTGAAGTTGGGGGAAAATAAACTCCATGGTGATATTCCCATTGCTCTTTCCAACTGCACTCTTCTCCAAAATCTTTCCCTTGACAGCAACACCCTGACAGGAGTAATTCCTAACAAATTAGGTATGCTTACCCAACTCAGAGAGCTTTATCTTTCACACAATAATTTGACAGGAGTAATTCCCATTGCCCTTTCCAAATGCACTCTTCTCCAAATTGTGTCATTAGCTTCTAACAAATTAACTGGCCATATTCCTAATGAACTGGGTATGCTTAATCAACTTAGAGTGCTTTATCTCAACGACAACAACTTGACAGGAGTGATCCCTGATTCCATTTCCAACTGTACTCTTATCCGAGTTTTACAATTAAATCACAACCAATTAACTGGTCGCATTCCTTCAGAGTTAGGCAAATTGTTccaacttgaaaaacttcttttatGGGGTAATCATCTTGTGAGCGGAAGTCGTGGCTTGTCTTTTCTAACAGCCTTGTCTAATTGTTCCTCTTTAAAATATCTACAGTTGTCTGAGAATTATCTTACTGGCACTTTGCCCTCTTCTATTAGCCATTTATCAAGCCGACTCTTTTCTTGGACATTGGACTCCAATAAAATTGAGGGAAACATACCAAATGGTATTGGAAACCTCACAAACCTGGTAATATTAGATTTATCTAATAATCATTTCAGTGGTTCCATTCCATTAGCACTCagtcaccatccaaatcttcaaaagttgtttttggataaaaataattTGAATGGAAGAATTCCAGAGAGTTTTGGTCATGCAAAAAGACTTGGATTATTGTCATTAAGTGAAAACATGATTTCAGGTGAAATTCCAAAAAGTCTTGGTGATCTTCCACAACTAAGAGATCTtgttcttcatcacaatcaattgtCAGGGAGACTACCTGCTAGTTTAGGGAGATGCATCACTTTGGAAAAGGTGGATTTGGCTCACAACAAACTAGAAGGAAATATACCTCTTGAATGGGCAGCTCTTGAAAATCTCCAATTTTATTTCGATATTTCCAACAATTTATTACAAGGTTCTATTTCAGTAATGAGTAAAATGGTAATGGTCCAAGCTATAGATGTGTCTGTCAACAACTTCTCAGGAAATATTCCAGATGTGCTATCAAGTTGCACAAACTTACTGTATTTGAATCTTTCATGTAATTCATTTGATGGCCTAATACCAACATCACTCACAAGTCTAAAAAATCTTCAGGTTATTGATCTCTCAAGCAACAATTTGTCAGGTACGATCCCAATGGCTTTCCAAGAAATGAAAATGCTTCAATATATCAATCTCTCTTCAAACAACTTAATAGGAGAAGTTCCAAAGAGAGGAGTTTTTGCAAGAATTGACAAGTCAGCAGTTTCTGGAAATGTTGGCCTCTGTGGTGACTGGATTAAATTACAACCATGCTTTGATTCCAAACACAAACAATTCTTGTTCTCTAAAAAGGTGATAATACTAGTTGTGATTAGCATTGCAATCTTCATCATGTCTTCTGCAGTGTTCTTATTTTTTTATAGGAGGAATACAAATCAAAATATCCCAAACCTCAACTTTGGGCCTGAAAGGATTTCATATGAAGAGCTTGTAGATGCAACTAGTGGATTTAGCCAAACCAATCTATTAGGAGTTGGTAGTTTTGGATCTGTTTATAGAGGGATTctcaaaaatggtacaaatactgctGTTAAAGTTCTCAATTTGCAGGATGAAAATGCTATCCGAAGTTTTGAAACAGAATGCAATGTGCTAAAGAGAGTTAGGCATCGCAATGTGATCAAAATTATTTCAGCATGTTCTAACCTTGATTTTAGAGCATTGGTTCTTCCATTCATGTCAAATGGAAGTTTAGAGAGATGGCTATATCCTCAGGGAGGACATGAATGCAGATTAAATTTGGCTGACCGATTAAGAATAGCAAAGGAGATAGCacaaggaatggaatatctacatCATTATTGTTTTGTTCAAGTTATTCATTGTGACCTGAAACCCAGTAATGTGTTATTAGGGAATGACATGACTCCACATATAGCAGACTTCGGCATTACAAAACTCTTATTTGAGAATTCAATGAATTCATTGACTTCTACAACTGCACTAAAGGGATCTATTGGCTACTTTGCACCAG AGTATGGACTTGGTGGGAGTGTTTCAACAAAAGGAGATGTCTACAGCTATGGAATTCTACTTTTAGAATTGTTGACAAGGAGGAGACCAACAGATACCATGTTTGTAGAAGGTATTAATCTACCAAAATGGGCAAGTATAGATTTTCCAAATAAAATTGAAGAAGTGGTGGACAACCAACTGCTTAGAGATGTTAATGAGTCAAATAAAGCAATGGTGTTAACATGCCTTAGTCAATTTATGCAAGTAGGATTGGTTTGCACAAGGGAGCTGCCGCAACAACGTCCGAATATGATGGAGATAgttgaaagattagaaaaaataACAAGTGCATTTCTCGGTACTCCAAGAGATTTTCATTTGCCAATAAATATCTTACCTTTGCTTGAGAGTACAAATGAACCAAGAAATTGTAATTCAAGGAGCCCTAAAAATTGGTCTACATCTACATCTTAG
- the LOC131860854 gene encoding LRR receptor-like serine/threonine-protein kinase GSO2 isoform X2: MASRLFNKFLESLRTTQSSIHVKMKMKMALSLVCPLLLLFLSALPCYISLLHSPSYYSDQQALLSFKHSLSLHPNNSLSDWSPHHYLCNWTGVACSSRHQRVVSLNLTGMSLAGPISPFLGNLSFLRVLALRNNSFHGQIPSQLGNLFRLRVLRLSKNKLEGSIPSTLANCYSLQRLILSYNLLSGIIPSQLGLLSHLQILVLGVNKLTGIIPPSLGNLSSLVDLKLGENKLHGDIPIALSNCTLLQNLSLDSNTLTGVIPNKLGMLTQLRELYLSHNNLTGVIPIALSKCTLLQIVSLASNKLTGHIPNELGMLNQLRVLYLNDNNLTGVIPDSISNCTLIRVLQLNHNQLTGRIPSELGKLFQLEKLLLWGNHLVSGSRGLSFLTALSNCSSLKYLQLSENYLTGTLPSSISHLSSRLFSWTLDSNKIEGNIPNGIGNLTNLVILDLSNNHFSGSIPLALSHHPNLQKLFLDKNNLNGRIPESFGHAKRLGLLSLSENMISGEIPKSLGDLPQLRDLVLHHNQLSGRLPASLGRCITLEKVDLAHNKLEGNIPLEWAALENLQFYFDISNNLLQGSISVMSKMVMVQAIDVSVNNFSGNIPDVLSSCTNLLYLNLSCNSFDGLIPTSLTSLKNLQVIDLSSNNLSGTIPMAFQEMKMLQYINLSSNNLIGEVPKRGVFARIDKSAVSGNVGLCGDWIKLQPCFDSKHKQFLFSKKVIILVVISIAIFIMSSAVFLFFYRRNTNQNIPNLNFGPERISYEELVDATSGFSQTNLLGVGSFGSVYRGILKNGTNTAVKVLNLQDENAIRSFETECNVLKRVRHRNVIKIISACSNLDFRALVLPFMSNGSLERWLYPQGGHECRLNLADRLRIAKEIAQGMEYLHHYCFVQVIHCDLKPSNVLLGNDMTPHIADFGITKLLFENSMNSLTSTTALKGSIGYFAPEYGLGGSVSTKGDVYSYGILLLELLTRRRPTDTMFVEGLVCTRELPQQRPNMMEIVERLEKITSAFLGTPRDFHLPINILPLLESTNEPRNCNSRSPKNWSTSTS, translated from the exons ATGGCTTCGCGGCTATTTAATAAGTTTCTGGAGAGCCTGCGAACAACACAGAGTTCAATACACgtgaaaatgaagatgaagatggcttTAAGTTTAGTATGTCCCCTCCTCCTTTTGTTTCTCTCTGCACTGCCTTGTTATATTTCTTTGCTGCATTCGCCTTCTTACTACTCTGATCAACAAGCTCTTCTCTCTTTTAAACATTCACTTTCTCTCCACCCCAACAATTCTTTGTCCGATTGGTCTCCCCATCATTACCTCTGCAACTGGACTGGTGTGGCCTGCTCTTCTCGTCATCAGCGTGTGGTTTCCTTGAATCTCACAGGTATGTCTTTAGCAGGCCCCATCTCTCCTTTCCTTggcaatctctcttttcttagagtaCTTGCTCTCCGGAATAATAGCTTTCACGGCCAAATTCCTTCTCAACTGGGGAATCTTTTTCGCCTTAGAGTACTTAGATTGTCCAAAAATAAATTGGAAGGCTCCATTCCCTCCACTCTGGCTAACTGTTATTCTTTGCAACGTCTCATTCTATCCTATAACCTTTTGAGTGGAATTATACCTTCCCAGCTTGGCCTTCTCTCACATTTACAGATCCTTGTTCTAGGGGTAAACAAACTAACAGGCATAATCCCGCCTTCTCTAGGAAACCTGTCATCTTTAGTTGACTTGAAGTTGGGGGAAAATAAACTCCATGGTGATATTCCCATTGCTCTTTCCAACTGCACTCTTCTCCAAAATCTTTCCCTTGACAGCAACACCCTGACAGGAGTAATTCCTAACAAATTAGGTATGCTTACCCAACTCAGAGAGCTTTATCTTTCACACAATAATTTGACAGGAGTAATTCCCATTGCCCTTTCCAAATGCACTCTTCTCCAAATTGTGTCATTAGCTTCTAACAAATTAACTGGCCATATTCCTAATGAACTGGGTATGCTTAATCAACTTAGAGTGCTTTATCTCAACGACAACAACTTGACAGGAGTGATCCCTGATTCCATTTCCAACTGTACTCTTATCCGAGTTTTACAATTAAATCACAACCAATTAACTGGTCGCATTCCTTCAGAGTTAGGCAAATTGTTccaacttgaaaaacttcttttatGGGGTAATCATCTTGTGAGCGGAAGTCGTGGCTTGTCTTTTCTAACAGCCTTGTCTAATTGTTCCTCTTTAAAATATCTACAGTTGTCTGAGAATTATCTTACTGGCACTTTGCCCTCTTCTATTAGCCATTTATCAAGCCGACTCTTTTCTTGGACATTGGACTCCAATAAAATTGAGGGAAACATACCAAATGGTATTGGAAACCTCACAAACCTGGTAATATTAGATTTATCTAATAATCATTTCAGTGGTTCCATTCCATTAGCACTCagtcaccatccaaatcttcaaaagttgtttttggataaaaataattTGAATGGAAGAATTCCAGAGAGTTTTGGTCATGCAAAAAGACTTGGATTATTGTCATTAAGTGAAAACATGATTTCAGGTGAAATTCCAAAAAGTCTTGGTGATCTTCCACAACTAAGAGATCTtgttcttcatcacaatcaattgtCAGGGAGACTACCTGCTAGTTTAGGGAGATGCATCACTTTGGAAAAGGTGGATTTGGCTCACAACAAACTAGAAGGAAATATACCTCTTGAATGGGCAGCTCTTGAAAATCTCCAATTTTATTTCGATATTTCCAACAATTTATTACAAGGTTCTATTTCAGTAATGAGTAAAATGGTAATGGTCCAAGCTATAGATGTGTCTGTCAACAACTTCTCAGGAAATATTCCAGATGTGCTATCAAGTTGCACAAACTTACTGTATTTGAATCTTTCATGTAATTCATTTGATGGCCTAATACCAACATCACTCACAAGTCTAAAAAATCTTCAGGTTATTGATCTCTCAAGCAACAATTTGTCAGGTACGATCCCAATGGCTTTCCAAGAAATGAAAATGCTTCAATATATCAATCTCTCTTCAAACAACTTAATAGGAGAAGTTCCAAAGAGAGGAGTTTTTGCAAGAATTGACAAGTCAGCAGTTTCTGGAAATGTTGGCCTCTGTGGTGACTGGATTAAATTACAACCATGCTTTGATTCCAAACACAAACAATTCTTGTTCTCTAAAAAGGTGATAATACTAGTTGTGATTAGCATTGCAATCTTCATCATGTCTTCTGCAGTGTTCTTATTTTTTTATAGGAGGAATACAAATCAAAATATCCCAAACCTCAACTTTGGGCCTGAAAGGATTTCATATGAAGAGCTTGTAGATGCAACTAGTGGATTTAGCCAAACCAATCTATTAGGAGTTGGTAGTTTTGGATCTGTTTATAGAGGGATTctcaaaaatggtacaaatactgctGTTAAAGTTCTCAATTTGCAGGATGAAAATGCTATCCGAAGTTTTGAAACAGAATGCAATGTGCTAAAGAGAGTTAGGCATCGCAATGTGATCAAAATTATTTCAGCATGTTCTAACCTTGATTTTAGAGCATTGGTTCTTCCATTCATGTCAAATGGAAGTTTAGAGAGATGGCTATATCCTCAGGGAGGACATGAATGCAGATTAAATTTGGCTGACCGATTAAGAATAGCAAAGGAGATAGCacaaggaatggaatatctacatCATTATTGTTTTGTTCAAGTTATTCATTGTGACCTGAAACCCAGTAATGTGTTATTAGGGAATGACATGACTCCACATATAGCAGACTTCGGCATTACAAAACTCTTATTTGAGAATTCAATGAATTCATTGACTTCTACAACTGCACTAAAGGGATCTATTGGCTACTTTGCACCAG AGTATGGACTTGGTGGGAGTGTTTCAACAAAAGGAGATGTCTACAGCTATGGAATTCTACTTTTAGAATTGTTGACAAGGAGGAGACCAACAGATACCATGTTTGTAGAAG GATTGGTTTGCACAAGGGAGCTGCCGCAACAACGTCCGAATATGATGGAGATAgttgaaagattagaaaaaataACAAGTGCATTTCTCGGTACTCCAAGAGATTTTCATTTGCCAATAAATATCTTACCTTTGCTTGAGAGTACAAATGAACCAAGAAATTGTAATTCAAGGAGCCCTAAAAATTGGTCTACATCTACATCTTAG